From a single Mycosarcoma maydis chromosome 2, whole genome shotgun sequence genomic region:
- a CDS encoding putative glycogen (starch) synthase, translated as MASSSPKRDVHNPLLFEAAWEVANKVGGIYTVIKTKAPVTHQEYGERYTLIGPLSYKTAPMEVEALEPEDPILKETLDSMRDAGVKFLYGRWLIERAPRVLLFDTSSMYHRMDEWKGDLWNLAGIPTPPNDHETNETLVFGYLVAWFLGEFSSRDRKRAIIAHFHEWQAGLAIPLCRKRHIDVTTIFTTHATLLGRYLCAGSVDFYNNLQYFDVDHEAGKRGIYHRYCVERAAAHCADVFTTVSHITAYESEHLLKRKPDGVLPNGLNVVKFSAMHEFQNLHAVSKAKINEFVKGHFYGHYDFDLDNTLYFFTAGRYEYRNKGVDMFIESLARLNYKLQKSGSKTTVVAFIIMPAATNSYTIEALKGQAVTKQLRDTVEQIQARVGERLFEKMARYQGETGSDVIDPATLLSDADKIALKKRIFALKRNSLPPVVTHNMQDDDNDPILNQIRRVQLFNRTSDRVKVIFHPEFLNANNPILGLDYEEFVRGCHLGVFPSYYEPWGYTPAECTVMGVPSITTNLSGFGCFMEDTIERGEDYGIYIVDRRMKSVEDSVNQLTDQMFSFSQKTRRQRINQRNRTERLSELLDWKRLGLEYAKARQLALRRAYPDSFDEDDTIESYFDDIHHDGKMPPPLSMPGSPRFGSGARTPGEFGTLTEELQSLSTSDYRGHQQFWKTMSQHGSDDEEENYRYPLVIKSRARGTSVGSMSGASTPGLGGGKFLSSADLDRADAALSNHSGAPNGHGY; from the coding sequence ATGGCATCTTCCTCTCCCAAGAGGGACGTCCACAACCCGCTCCTCTTTGAGGCAGCATGGGAAGTAGCCAACAAGGTCGGTGGTATCTACACCGTCATCAAGACCAAGGCCCCCGTCACGCACCAGGAATATGGCGAACGCTATACCCTGATCGGCCCGCTTTCCTACAAGACAGCGCCCATGGAggtcgaggcgctcgagccCGAGGACCCTATTCTCAAGGAGACGCTCGACAGCATGCGTGATGCTGGTGTCAAGTTTCTCTACGGACGCTGGCTCATCGAACGTGCTCCTCGTGTTCTCCTTTTTGACACCTCGAGCATGTACCACCGCATGGACGAGTGGAAGGGCGATCTCTGGAACCTCGCTGGTATCCCCACACCGCCCAACGACCACGAGACCAACGAGACGCTCGTCTTTGGTTATCTCGTTGCATGGTTCCTCGGCGAGTTTTCGAGTCGTGACCGCAAGCGTGCCATCATTGCCCACTTCCATGAGTGGCAGGCAGGTCTCGCCATCCCCCTCTGCAGGAAGCGTCACATTGACGTAACCACCATCTTTACAACCCATGCCACCCTCCTCGGTCGATACCTGTGTGCAGGCAGCGTCGATTTTTACAACAACCTCCAATACTTTGACGTCGATCATGAGGCGGGTAAGCGCGGCATCTATCACAGATACTGCGTCGaacgtgctgctgcccacTGCGCCGACGTGTTCACCACCGTCAGCCACATTACCGCCTACGAATCCGAGCACCTCTTGAAACGAAAGCCAGACGGTGTTCTCCCCAACGGTCTCAACGTCGTCAAGTTCTCCGCCATGCACGAGTTCCAGAACCTCCACGCTGTGtccaaggccaagatcaaTGAGTTCGTCAAGGGTCACTTCTACGGACACTATGACTTTGACTTGGACAACACGCTCTACTTTTTCACCGCCGGTCGATACGAGTACCGAAACAAGGGTGTCGACATGTTTATCGAgtcgcttgctcgtctcAACTACAAGCTACAAAAGAGCGGCTCCAAGACCACGGTGGTCGCCTTCATCATCATGCCTGCCGCCACCAACTCGTACaccatcgaggcgctcaagggTCAGGCCGTCACCAAGCAGTTGCGTGACACGGTCGAACAGATCCAAGCTCGCGTGGGAGAGCGTCTGTTTGAGAAAATGGCCCGGTATCAGGGCGAGACCGGCTCCGATGTCATCGATCCCGCGACACTGCTTTCGGATGCGGACAAGATTgcgctcaagaagcgcatcttCGCCCTCAAGCGCAACTCGCTACCTCCCGTCGTGACACACAACATgcaggacgacgacaatgaTCCCATCCTCAACCAGATTCGCCGCGTTCAGCTGTTCAACCGCACCAGCGACCGAGTCAAGGTGATCTTCCATCCAGAATTCCTCAACGCAAACAACCCGATCTTGGGTCTCGATTACGAAGAGTTTGTGCGAGGTTGCCACTTGGGTGTCTTCCCATCGTACTACGAGCCTTGGGGCTACACACCCGCTGAGTGCACCGTGATGGGTGTTCCATCGATCACCACCAACCTGTCTGGATTCGGCTGTTTCATGGAGGACACGATCGAGCGCGGCGAGGACTACGGCATCTACATTGTTGATCGACGAATGAAGAGCGTTGAAGACTCGGTCAACCAGCTCACGGACCAGATGTTCAGTTTCAGTCAAAAGACTCGTCGACAGCGTATCAACCAGCGAAACCGCACCGAGCGTCTGTCCGAGTTGCTCGACTGGAAGCGTTTGGGTCTGGAATACGCCAAAGCACGAcagcttgcgcttcgcCGTGCCTACCCGGACTCGtttgacgaggatgacACTATCGAAAGCTACTTTGACGACATTCACCACGATGGCAAGATGCCTCCACCGCTCTCGATGCCCGGTTCGCCGCGTTTCGGATCGGGTGCTAGAACGCCCGGCGAGTTCGGTACGCTCACGGAGGAGCTGCAGAGTCTCTCGACCTCCGACTACCGAGGGCATCAGCAATTCTGGAAGACCATGAGCCAGCACGGAtcagacgacgaggaggaaaaTTACCGCTACCCACTGGTCATCAAGTCGCGTGCACGCGGAACATCGGTTGGCAGCATGAGTGGCGCCAGCACCCCAGGTCTGGGTGGTGGGAAGTTCCTCTCGAGCGCCGATCTGGATCGCGCCGATGCCGCGCTCAGCAACCACAGCGGTGCGCCGAACGGCCACGGCTACTGA
- a CDS encoding putative DNA polymerase epsilon, calytic subunit A produces the protein MPSTFGLTSRASNVRSRGTFRKRGGGPRSGSFKSATEKAIANAAAQLVKGVEDGSAVEERFQELKERDEIDEKLGFHRLEQGQTRQAWLVNMHPTLLRDPDHPTGKSGVDFYFIEDDASMFKATVLYQPYFLVGCRPGTESSVEEWLRRRYEGLVQSIQRDRKEDLKLPNHLLGNQRLYLRLTFLNVQDLLSVRKELLPIAKAAQKKLSAVDTYADVLSAASAAASASLGIQLDSDGHNAALDPDDGWTGARKRAAASALDPAECLVDIREYDIPYYLRVAIDQDVRVGLWYDVSFEDGIVSLNMVKDRVKRADPVVMAFDIETTKQPLKFPDAETDAVMMISYMIDGQGFLITNREIVSEDIEDFEYTPRDEYEGPFIIFNEPDELGVLQRFFSHFREARPTVVATYNGDLFDFPFIDARARAHGLNMMSEIGFAKDSDNEYKSRATAHLDCFRWVQRDSYLPQGSQGLKAVTVAKLGYDPMELDPELMTPYAIEQPQTLAQYSVSDAVATYYLYMKYVHPFIFSLCNIIPLNPDEVLRKGSGTLCETLLMVQAFKGNIIMPNRHEDPVGNTYKGHLLESETYVGGHVEALEAGVFRSDIETDFRVDPAAIQQLIDDLDAALQFSIREEGKLDLDDIENYDEVKAEIRTMLEVMRDQPVRKDCPLIYHLDVAAMYPNIMLSYRLQPDSMVSEAMCATCDYNRPGMKCDKRMDWAWRGEYFPAKRDEVNMIRNALSNETFPPKAAHLARRTYDDLDPNERTALLHKRLGDYSRKVYRKTHESKTVIREAVICQRENPFYINTVRDFRDRRYEYKGLHKTWKKNLDKADSLNDTIEAKKMIVLYDSLQLAHKCILNSFYGYVMRKGARWYSMEMAGITCLTGASIIQMAKELVDRIGRPLELDTDGIWCMLPGVFPENFNFKVKGGKKFGISYPCTMLNHLVHEKFTNHQYHELVDKQTGKYEVRSENSIFFELDGPYKAMILPSSKEEDKLLKKRYAVFNTDGSLAELKGFEVKRRGELQLIKDFQKQIFEKFLLGTTLNECYAAVAKVANQWLDVLYSKGSTLHDEELIDLIAENKSMSKTLQEYGSLKSTAITTAKRLAEFLGAQMIKDKGLACKFIISAKPFGAPVTERAVPVALFNAEPSVKHYYLKKFLRDNSITDFDIRNILDWNYYIERFGGVIQKLITIPAAMQKVSNPVPRVRHPDWLHKRVAAREDKFKQRKLTDVFRPAAKPTSIEACTTLKPAAAVASADIVENEPEVEEVAPDITVDYSGWVAVMKKKWRKQRLQRAKERKARANGGGAFISSSLGKGTVGSMFSKRSANMATAVWDIVQICATSRPGEYRLWISIDQHLQSLKLKVPRQFYVNFKSQPSESVFLSGVYRAERLVKTLPRDAPCRHLYRITVDEDVYQEQESHFSNLIHHPNVEGVYEKQLPLDVRALIQLGSTCVYGRNSQAPKLSRALDTGFHLQDLSAPTSVDISPNHKYLSGGAGIRYFYLYHAHRDGRHVISLFSPEGEIKMHIVDSAGLRQVPNVETMYADRVAHMRKRGKLEEGSGVFEYSDTMRVDVRVHTSTTRAFKAITKELGSLKAAKQGSAMLALCTSKDQAYYESHIPSVAEFPIIKIAAAALEDELPALGWQLYSARRMLQCYLRASNWIRGWIDLASHFDLPLCNMEKDFTIFGADIDFARRLVKQDMVLWWSPHPRPDLGGREQDIHAQSRWDEQESLEISHAGAYSTVCLEVGLVDLAVDSVLQSGSVNEMEGSTSGFAFEGASHNLDEYSRGTVETATILGDSVLTSAVFAAVKGMVKAWYTTKRRNRSPYAALLSDNFWRWASSDGSALFEPALQRFLFGLMKKTLLQLLAEFKRLGASIVYASFNRLFLLTSKPTAANAMAYSRYLLTAVTSRELFKHVQLDIIHYWEYLLWMDTANFGGVIADTDSLVAPTDEQAQEASAANQVATFNVEMNWNIQTFLPLAVQEKFSVAVGSFIYSLYEYKRRAALAGEHERTPLRAVVEPNTPADPVTLHGDGGQVNGDGGKDDRTALAPAAKFTSDLINHTMTRKLLKHLSELKSSMQTSSDEINAAIARDEDEEYIDMLTTEHRRMWSFPVLPGSWLTPSNPLLEFIKTTNAVLSLAKDHAIEVSILKRNLLDMIKVREFSPEAEFRNPCEPFKLPLVICTFCNDDRTLDLCRDADLMPSAASNGGGAPKWKCAKCQFPYNIAALEMRLVNTANAYLESFHLQDLRCNKCGALKQTNLQPHCECSGSFGLMVTRKETLKRLKSLKTIAEFHGLETTAMAVESMLAMV, from the coding sequence ATGCCCAGCACTTTTGGCCTCACAAGTCGCGCTTCCAACGTCCGATCTCGTGGCACCTTTCGCAAGCGAGGTGGTGGTCCAAGATCCGGCTCTTTCAAAAGCGCCACTGAAAAGGCCATCGCCAATGCTGCAGCACAACTTGTCAAGGGAGTCGAAGACGGCTCTGCGGTCGAGGAGCGTTTCCaagagctcaaggagcGCGACGAGATTGACGAAAAGCTCGGCTTCCACCGTCTAGAGCAGGGCCAAACAAGACAGGCATGGCTCGTAAACATGCACCCCACCCTACTTCGCGATCCAGATCACCCCACCGGCAAGAGCGGCGTTGACTTCTATTTCATCGAGGACGACGCAAGTATGTTCAAAGCCACCGTGCTCTATCAACCATACTTTCTCGTCGGATGCAGACCCGGTACGGAAAGCTCAGTCGAGGAATGGCTCCGACGCAGATACGAAGGTCTCGTCCAGTCAATACAGCGTGATCGCAAGGAGGATCTCAAACTACCCAACCATCTGCTCGGAAATCAGCGTCTCTACCTCCGTCTCACCTTTCTCAACGTCCAAGATCTGCTCTCGGTCCGAAAAGAGCTTCTTCCAATCGCAAAAGCGGCGCAAAAAAAGCTCTCTGCTGTCGACACCTACGCTGACGTGCTCAGCGCCGCTTCCGCCGCTGCAAGCGCATCTCTCGGCATCCAGCTTGACTCTGATGGCCACAATGCCGCTCTTGATCCAGACGACGGCTGGACCGGTGCTCGAAAGCGTGCCGCAGCCAGCGCTCTCGACCCTGCCGAGTGCCTCGTCGACATTCGAGAGTACGATATCCCTTACTACCTACGAGTCGCCATCGATCAGGATGTCCGAGTTGGTCTATGGTACGACGTCAGCTTCGAGGATGGCATCGTCAGTCTCAACATGGTCAAGGATCGTGTCAAGCGTGCTGACCCCGTCGTCATGGCTTTCGACATCGAGACCACCAAGCAACCACTCAAGTTTCCCGACGCAGAAACCGATGCTGTCATGATGATCTCGTACATGATCGATGGCCAAGGTTTCCTCATCACCAACCGCGAAATTGTCTCTGAAGACATTGAAGACTTCGAGTATACCCCAAGGGATGAGTACGAAGGTCCCTTTATCATCTTCAACGAGcccgacgagctcggcgtgCTCCAACGCTTCTTCAGCCACTTTCGCGAAGCCAGACCCACCGTCGTGGCCACCTACAACGGTGACTTGTTCGATTTCCCCTTCATCGACGCACGTGCCCGTGCTCATGGTCTCAACATGATGAGCGAGATCGGCTTTGCAAAAGACTCGGACAATGAATACAAGTCGCGCGCCACTGCCCACCTCGATTGCTTCAGGTGGGTGCAGCGTGACTCGTATCTCCCGCAGGGCTCTCAGGGTCTCAAGGCTGTCACGGtcgccaagcttggctATGATCCCATGGAGCTCGACCCAGAGCTCATGACGCCATATGCCATCGAGCAGCCTCAGACGCTAGCCCAATACTCGGTATCCGACGCTGTCGCCACCTACTACCTCTACATGAAGTACGTCCACCCGTTCATCTTTTCGCTGTGCAACATCATTCCTCTCAACCCGGATGAGGTGCTTCGTAAGGGCTCCGGCACCTTGTGCGAAACGCTTCTCATGGTACAGGCGTTCAAGGGTAACATCATCATGCCCAACCGTCACGAGGATCCTGTCGGCAACACCTACAAAGGCCACCTCCTCGAGTCCGAGACCTACGTCGGTGGGCACGTCGAGGCACTCGAAGCTGGCGTCTTTCGTTCCGATATCGAGACCGACTTCCGTGTGGATCCAGCAGCCATCCAGCAGCTCATCGATGACCTCGATGCTGCGTTGCAGTTCAGTATCCGCGAGGAAGGAAAGCTGGACCTGGACGACATTGAAAACTACGACGAGGTCAAAGCCGAAATTCGCACCATGCTCGAGGTCATGCGCGACCAGCCCGTTCGCAAAGACTGTCCTCTTATCTATCATCTCGACGTCGCCGCCATGTATCCCAACATCATGCTTAGCTACCGGCTCCAGCCGGATTCCATGGTAAGTGAAGCCATGTGCGCCACTTGTGACTACAATCGTCCGGGCATGAAGTGCGACAAGCGCATGGACTGGGCCTGGCGAGGCGAGTACTTCCCTGCCAAGCGTGACGAGGTCAACATGATCCGCAATGCGCTTTCCAACGAGACCTTCCCTCCCAAAGCGGCCCATCTCGCGCGCCGCACCTacgacgatctcgaccCAAACGAGCGCACCGCACTGCTTCACAAACGACTCGGAGACTACTCGCGCAAGGTCTACCGAAAGACGCACGAATCCAAGACAGTGATCCGTGAGGCCGTAATCTGCCAGCGCGAGAACCCCTTCTACATCAACACGGTGCGAGACTTTCGTGACCGTCGATACGAATACAAGGGTCTTCACAAGACGTGGAAGAAGAACCTCGACAAGGCAGACTCGCTCAACGACACAATCGAGGCCAAAAAGATGATTGTGCTCTACGACTCGCTCCAACTGGCCCACAAGTGTATCTTGAACTCCTTCTATGGATACGTGATGCGAAAGGGTGCACGTTGGTACTCGATGGAGATGGCGGGCATCACGTGCCTCACCGGTGCTTCCATTATCCAGATGGCCAAAGAGCTGGTTGACCGCATTGGTCGtccgctcgagctcgacaccGACGGTATCTGGTGCATGCTTCCTGGCGTGTTCCCCGAAAACTTTAACTTCAAGGTCAAAGGCGGCAAGAAGTTTGGTATCTCGTATCCTTGCACCATGCTCAACCATCTCGTTCATGAAAAGTTCACCAACCACCAATACCacgagctggtcgacaAGCAGACGGGCAAGTACGAGGTGCGCAGCGAGAACTCCATTTTTTTCGAACTCGACGGTCCCTACAAGGCCATGATCCTGCCTTCGTCCAAGGAAGAggacaagctgctcaagaagcgctATGCTGTCTTCAATACAGATGGCtcgcttgccgagctcaaagGTTTCGAGGTCAAGCGCCGAGGCGAATTGCAGCTCATCAAGGATTTCCAGAAACAAATCTTCGAAAAGTTTTTGCTGGGCACCACGCTCAACGAGTGCTACGCTGCCGTTGCCAAGGTGGCTAACCAATGGCTCGACGTGCTGTACAGCAAGGGTTCTACCTTgcacgacgaggagctgaTCGACTTGATTGCCGAAAACAAGTCCATGTCCAAGACGCTTCAGGAATATGGCAGTCTGAAGTCGACCGCCATCACGACTGCCAAGCGCTTAGCCGAGTTCCTGGGTGCTCAGATGATCAAGGACAAGGGTCTCGCCTGTAAGTTTATCATCAGCGCCAAGCCCTTCGGAGCACCTGTCACGGAGCGTGCCGTTCCTGTGGCTCTTTTCAACGCCGAGCCTTCCGTCAAACACTACTACCTCAAGAAGTTCCTGCGTGATAACTCGATCACCGACTTTGACATTCGCAACATTCTCGATTGGAATTACTACATCGAGCGATTTGGTGGTGTCATCCAGAAGCTCATCACCATTCcagcagcgatgcagaAGGTGTCCAATCCTGTACCAAGAGTACGGCACCCTGACTGGCTTCACAAGCGCGTCGCTGCGCGTGAAGACAAGTTCAAGCAGAGGAAGCTCACCGACGTCTTCCGGCCAGCTGCCAAACCAACTTCCATCGAGGCGTGCACAACGCTGAAGCCAGCGGCTGCAGTCGCATCGGCGGACATCGTAGAGAACGAACCGGAGGTTGAAGAGGTCGCTCCAGATATCACAGTCGACTACTCTGGATGGGTCGCCGTCATGAAGAAAAAGTGGCGAAAGCAACGGCTGCAAAGGGCAAAGGAACGCAAGGCAAGGGCCAACGGTGGTGGAGCTTTCATTTCATCGTCGCTGGGCAAAGGCACTGTTGGCTCGATGTTCTCCAAACGATCTGCTAATATGGCTACAGCTGTCTGGGACATTGTTCAGATCTGTGCGACATCACGTCCAGGAGAGTATCGATTGTGGATCTCAATCGACCAACATCTGCaatcgctcaagctcaaggtACCACGTCAGTTCTACGTCAACTTCAAGAGTCAGCCCAGCGAAAGCGTCTTCCTTTCCGGCGTCTATCGAGCTGAGAGGCTGGTCAAGACACTTCCTCGAGACGCTCCCTGTCGACACCTTTACCGCATCACAGTCGATGAAGACGTGTATCAAGAGCAAGAATCGCACTTTAGCAACCTCATCCACCACCCCAACGTCGAAGGCGTCTACGAAAAGCAGTTGCCGCTCGACGTGCGGGCGCTTATCCAGCTCGGATCGACGTGTGTTTACGGACGCAACTCGCAGGCGCCCAAACTGAGCCGAGCGCTTGACACGGGTTTCCACTTGCAAGATCTGTCTGCGCCTACCTCCGTCGACATCTCGCCCAACCACAAATATCTCTCTGGTGGCGCTGGTATTCGCTACTTCTACCTATACCATGCGCATAGGGATGGTCGGCACGTGATTAGTCTGTTCAGCCCGGAAGGCGAGATAAAGATGCACATTGTGGACAGCGCAGGTTTGCGACAGGTGCCCAACGTCGAGACGATGTATGCAGACCGCGTTGCACACATGCGCAAACgtggcaagctcgaagagggAAGCGGAGTGTTCGAATACAGCGACACGATGCGTGTCGACGTCCGTGTTCATACCTCGACCACACGCGCTTTCAAGGCGATCACCAAGGAGCTCGGTTCCTTGAAAGCTGCCAAGCAGGGATCGGCCATGTTGGCTCTGTGCACGTCGAAGGATCAGGCGTACTACGAGTCGCATATCCCGAGTGTTGCCGAATTTCCCATTATAAAgatcgcagcagcggcgctGGAGGATGAACTACCGGCACTCGGTTGGCAGCTCTACTCGGCGCGTAGGATGTTGCAGTGCTATCTGCGTGCGTCCAACTGGATCCGAGGCTGGATCGATCTGGCCAGCCACTTTGATTTGCCGCTGTGCAACATGGAGAAGGACTTCACGATCTTTGGCGCCGACATTGATTTTGCACGCAGGTTGGTCAAGCAAGACATGGTGCTGTGGTGGTCGCCGCATCCTCGGCCGGATCTCGGTGGAAGGGAGCAGGACATCCACGCGCAGTCACGGTGGGATGAGCAGGAGTCGCTCGAGATCAGCCATGCAGGGGCCTACTCGACGGTCTGTCTCGAGGTCGGATTGGTGGACTTGGCCGTAGATTCGGTGCTTCAGTCAGGAAGCGTCAACGAGATGGAAGGCAGCACGTCAGGGTTTGCCTTTGAAGGCGCTTCGCACAACCTCGATGAGTACTCCAGAGGCACCGTCGAGACTGCAACGATCTTGGGCGATTCGGTGCTCACCTCTGCCGTCTTTGCAGCAGTCAAGGGGATGGTCAAGGCATGGTATACAACCAAACGACGCAACCGTTCGCCATATGCTGCACTTCTTTCGGACAATTTCTGGCGTTGGGCGTCCTCGGACGGCTCAGCACTGTTCGAGCCTGCTCTGCAGCGGTTTTTGTTCGGGCTGATGAAGAAgacgcttctgcagctgctggccGAATTCAAGCGACTCGGAGCGTCGATTGTCTACGCCTCGTTCAACCGGCTGTTCTTGCTCACCAGCAAACCCACTGCTGCTAACGCAATGGCTTACTCTCGATACTTGCTGACGGCGGTCACGAGCCGTGAGCTGTTCAAGCATGTGCAGCTGGATATCATCCACTACTGGGAGTACCTGTTATGGATGGACACGGCCAACTTTGGCGGTGTAATTGCTGATaccgactcgctcgtcgcACCAACTGATGAGCAGGCACAGGAAGCGAGCGCCGCTAACCAGGTGGCGACGTTCAATGTCGAGATGAATTGGAACATCCAGACGTTCTTGCCGCTTGCGGTACAAGAAAAGTTTTCGGTCGCGGTTGGATCATTTATCTACAGCCTGTACGAGTATAAGCGCCGTGCGGCTCTGGCTGGCGAGCACGAACGAACGCCCCTGCGTGCTGTCGTGGAGCCCAACACTCCTGCTGACCCTGTTACGCTgcatggtgatggtgggcAGGTCAACGGCGATGGTGGCAAAGACGACCGAACTGCATTGGCACCCGCAGCGAAATTTACGAGCGACCTCATCAACCACACTATGAcgcgcaagctgctcaagcatCTCTCGGAGCTCAAGAGCTCCATGCAGACGTCTTCGGACGAGATCAACGCCGCCATTGCACGcgatgaagacgaagagTACATTGATATGCTCACCACGGAACATCGACGAATGTGGTCCTTCCCCGTGCTCCCAGGATCGTGGCTGACGCCTTCCAATCCGTTGCTCGAATTCATCAAGACCACCAACGCCGTTCTCTCGCTCGCGAAAGACCACGCAATCGAAGTGTCCATCCTCAAGCGAAACttgctcgacatgatcaAAGTGCGCGAATTCTCGCCTGAAGCCGAGTTCCGCAACCCTTGCGAACCGTTCAAACTGCCACTGGTAATCTGCACGTTTTGCAATGACGATCGAACGCTCGATCTGTGCAGAGACGCCGACCTTATGCCCTCTGCCGCCTCAAACGGTGGTGGAGCTCCCAAATGGAAGTGCGCCAAGTGTCAGTTCCCATACAACATCGCAGCTTTGGAGATGAGACTGGTCAACACGGCAAACGCCTACTTGGAAAGCTTCCACCTGCAGGACCTGAGGTGCAACAAGTGCGGTGCACTAAAGCAGACCAATTTGCAACCTCACTGCGAATGCTCTGGAAGTTTCGGATTAATGGTGACGAGGAAGGAAACCCTGAAGAGGCTGAAGAGCTTAAAGACGATTGCGGAGTTTCATGGCTTGGAGACCACGGCAATGGCGGTAGAGTCTATGTTGGCCATGGTGTAG
- a CDS encoding RNA lariat debranching enzyme (related to lariat-debranching enzyme): MKLAIQGCSHGELDAIYASLLRTEREQSLHIDALLLCGDFQAIRNHSDLHALAVPQKYRQLGDFHSYYSGEKIAPILTLVIGGNHEASNYMHELYHGGWLAPNIYFLGAAGVIELNGIVVAGISGIYKEKDYRKGRFEKLPYDAGSIRSCYHTREFDVVRLKALKDGQVEIVMSHDWPNTIEQWGNTQALIRKKPFFKEEIESRTLGSPPLMELLQCLKPAFWFSAHLHVKFAALFRHGQMDPAIEPSSTTAANTNPEALDISLDSDDDLPESPKPAPSADIAVDGTVTKSATATRFLALHKCLPQTQFLQIINLPSPQDAELESRKASLGYTQRIPPSLRYNQRWLAITRAFHSHFSLQYRQPDLPDPFSASLLARIEEEERWIEQNLVSPFTTRNSGKRKQDEREGSRACTPQDERETEGVGLDVHRVQQFVRTAPAPFEPGGLSQAPPAWYTNPQTEAFCRFLGIENKINPRPDAFGGASCYPHPQEHLAASFHPATPTGDRDPSQVHSEAVSDPNALAIDMDDLDSDCSDAHANGDGFKHDGSRRDVLTLSDDDELHARWKEGTG; the protein is encoded by the coding sequence ATGAAGCTCGCCATCCAAGGCTGCAGTCATGGAgagctcgatgccatcTACGCCTCGCTCCTCCGCACCGAACGCGAGCAGTCTCTGCACATTGATgccctcctcctctgcgGTGATTTCCAGGCCATCCGCAACCACTCTGATTTACACGCGCTCGCCGTACCGCAGAAGTATCGTCAACTCGGCGACTTTCACTCGTACTACTCCGGTGAAAAGATAGCCCCCATTCTCACCCTGGTGATTGGCGGCAATCATGAAGCAAGCAATTACATGCACGAGCTGTATCACGGTGGTTGGCTCGCTCCCAACATTTATTTTCTGGGCGCTGCCGGTGTAATAGAGCTCAACGGGATCGTAGTTGCAGGTATCTCGGGAATCTACAAGGAGAAGGACTACAGGAAAGGACGGTTCGAAAAGCTGCCATACGATGCAGGTTCGATCAGAAGTTGCTATCACACCAGAGAGTTCGACGTTGTCAGATTGAAGGCCTTGAAAGACGGACAAGTGGAAATTGTCATGTCACACGATTGGCCGAACACAATCGAGCAGTGGGGGAATACCCAAGCATTAATACGCAAAAAGCCGTTCTTCAAAGAGGAAATCGAGTCTAGGACGTTGGGATCACCACCGCTCATGGAGCTCTTGCAGTGTTTGAAGCCCGCCTTCTGGTTCTCTGCGCATCTACACGTCAAATTCGCCGCTCTGTTCAGACACGGTCAAATGGATCCAGCGATCGAGCCTTCATCGACGACGGCAGCAAACACGAACCCTGAGGCACTCGACATAAGCCTGGATTCAGACGATGACTTGCCAGAGTCGCCTAAGCCAGCTCCCTCTGCTGACATCGCAGTTGACGGCACCGTAACCAAGTCTGCCACTGCTACCCGTTTCCTTGCGTTGCACAAGTGCCTTCCGCAAACGCAGTTTCTGCAGATCATCAATCTCCCATCGCCTCaagatgccgagctggaaTCTCGCAAAGCATCGCTCGGCTATACACAGCGTATCCCACCCTCGCTGAGATACAACCAACGATGGCTCGCCATCACGCGCGCGTTCCACTCGCACTTTTCTCTCCAGTACCGTCAACCAGATCTTCCCGATCCCTTTTCTGCTTCACTGTTGGCGAGGAtagaggaggaagagcgaTGGATCGAGCAAAATCTCGTCTCCCCCTTCACAACCAGGAACAGCGGGAAACGCAAACAGGATGAGCGCGAAGGCTCGAGAGCCTGCACCCCgcaagatgagcgagaGACCGAAGGAGTCGGTCTAGATGTCCACAGAGTTCAACAGTTCGTTCGTACAGCACCGGCACCTTTCGAGCCGGGAGGACTGTCGCAAGCACCACCGGCGTGGTATACAAACCCACAAACTGAGGCCTTTTGCAGATTCCTGGGTATTGAGAACAAGATCAATCCTCGTCCGGACGCGTTTGGCGGCGCAAGCTGCTATCCGCATCCCCAGGAGCATCTTGCGGCGTCGTTTCATCCCGCAACACCTACGGGCGATCGAGATCCGAGCCAAGTTCATAGTGAGGCGGTATCGGATCCAAATGCACTTGCGATCGACATGGATGATCTGGATAGCGACTGCAGCGATGCGCACGCAAACGGTGATGGGTTCAAGCATGATGGAAGCCGTCGCGACGTGCTTACTTTGTcggatgatgacgagctgcatgCTCGTTGGAAAGAAGGCACAGGCTGA